A stretch of Amycolatopsis balhimycina FH 1894 DNA encodes these proteins:
- a CDS encoding LysE family translocator, translating into MTWSVYGSYLVIVILIVLAPGPDTMVMLKNALSGGFRGGLLASLGIFTANTVQGSAAALGLGVLIARSQPVFLTLKWVGAAYLVFLGVQALRGAFRGNYAPVEPGLRSRGGGFRRFREGFLSNITNPKVIVLYLSVLPQFLTAESGFGASLLLAYTVAVLGLLWLVVLLLFVHRVRTWLERRRVRRTLDGVTGTALLGFGAALALES; encoded by the coding sequence GTGACGTGGAGTGTGTACGGGAGCTACCTGGTCATCGTGATCCTGATCGTGCTCGCGCCGGGACCGGACACGATGGTGATGCTGAAGAACGCGCTGTCCGGCGGGTTCCGGGGCGGGCTGCTCGCGTCGCTCGGCATCTTCACCGCCAACACCGTGCAGGGCAGTGCCGCGGCGCTCGGGCTCGGCGTCCTCATCGCCCGCTCCCAGCCGGTGTTCCTCACGCTCAAGTGGGTCGGCGCGGCCTACCTCGTCTTCCTCGGCGTCCAGGCGCTGCGCGGCGCGTTCCGCGGCAACTACGCCCCCGTCGAACCGGGCCTGCGGAGCCGGGGCGGCGGTTTCCGGCGGTTCCGCGAAGGGTTCCTCTCCAACATCACCAACCCCAAGGTGATCGTGCTGTACCTGTCGGTCCTGCCGCAGTTCCTGACGGCCGAGTCGGGCTTCGGCGCTTCGCTGCTGCTCGCCTACACCGTCGCCGTGCTCGGCTTGCTGTGGCTGGTGGTACTGCTGTTGTTCGTGCACCGCGTGCGGACGTGGCTGGAGCGCCGCCGCGTGCGCCGTACCCTGGACGGCGTCACCGGCACCGCGCTGCTCGGGTTCGGCGCCGCCCTCGCCTTGGAGTCCTGA
- a CDS encoding cysteine hydrolase family protein, translating to MTETALILIDVQRGFDEPVWGPRDNPGAEANIKALLDAWQARRLPVVLVHHDSTKPDSPLRPGQAGNDFKPELDGARPDLVFGKKVNSAFIGDVDLDAWLRKRGITSFVLAGIQTNFCCETTARMGGNLGYDVTFALDATFTFDLEGPDGSVLTADELSRATATNLHGGGFATVKSTKDILAGLS from the coding sequence ATGACCGAAACAGCACTCATCCTGATCGACGTCCAGCGCGGCTTCGACGAGCCCGTCTGGGGACCGCGCGACAACCCCGGGGCCGAAGCGAACATCAAGGCGCTGCTCGACGCGTGGCAGGCGCGGCGGCTGCCGGTGGTGCTCGTGCACCACGACTCGACGAAGCCGGACTCGCCGCTGCGCCCCGGCCAGGCGGGCAACGACTTCAAGCCGGAACTCGACGGCGCGCGGCCGGATCTGGTGTTCGGCAAGAAGGTCAACTCGGCCTTCATCGGCGACGTCGACCTCGACGCCTGGCTGCGCAAGCGCGGCATCACGAGCTTCGTCCTGGCGGGCATCCAGACGAACTTCTGCTGCGAAACCACCGCCCGGATGGGCGGGAACCTCGGCTACGACGTCACTTTCGCGCTCGACGCGACGTTCACGTTCGACCTCGAAGGTCCCGACGGCAGCGTGCTCACCGCCGACGAGCTGAGCCGCGCGACGGCGACCAACCTGCACGGCGGCGGCTTCGCGACCGTCAAGTCCACAAAGGACATCCTGGCCGGGCTCAGCTGA
- the aroA gene encoding 3-phosphoshikimate 1-carboxyvinyltransferase has product MTLVEIPGSKSVTARGLFLAAAAHGTTVLGRPLHSDDTEGFAEGLVKLGYRVDRQPGAWTIEGRPSGPRVAEADVFCRDGATTARFLPALAAAGTGTFRFDASGQMRRRPLGPLTDALQELGVDLEFGGEPGHHPLTVRANGIKGGSLILDAGLSSQFLTALLLVGPLTAEGLRITVTDLVSVPYVEITLEMMRRFGVDVRREGQTFVVPAQPYRACEYPVEPDASTASYFLAAAAVTGRTVTVPGLGSEALQGDVRFADVLREMGAHVELGPDSVTVAGPSDGLRGITVNMRDISDTVPTLAAIAPFASGPVRIEDVYNTRIKECDRLDACEENLRAMGVEVETGRDWIEIRPGRPTGTLVACRRDHRIAMAFSITGLLVDGITLDDPDCVKKTFPGFHQALGTLREGWGI; this is encoded by the coding sequence GTGACCCTCGTCGAGATCCCCGGCTCCAAATCCGTCACCGCCCGTGGCCTGTTCCTGGCCGCCGCCGCGCACGGGACCACCGTGCTCGGCCGTCCGCTGCACTCGGACGACACCGAGGGCTTCGCCGAGGGCCTGGTCAAGCTCGGTTACCGCGTCGACCGGCAGCCGGGCGCGTGGACGATCGAGGGCAGGCCGTCGGGCCCGCGTGTCGCCGAGGCGGACGTCTTCTGCCGCGACGGCGCCACGACGGCCCGGTTCCTGCCCGCGCTGGCCGCGGCCGGCACCGGCACGTTCCGCTTCGACGCGTCCGGCCAGATGCGCCGCCGCCCGCTCGGGCCGCTGACCGACGCCCTGCAGGAGCTGGGCGTCGACCTCGAGTTCGGGGGCGAGCCGGGCCACCACCCGCTGACGGTCCGCGCGAACGGCATCAAGGGCGGTTCACTGATCCTCGATGCCGGGTTGTCGTCGCAGTTCCTGACGGCGTTGCTGCTGGTCGGGCCGCTGACCGCGGAGGGGCTGCGGATCACGGTGACCGACCTCGTCTCGGTGCCGTACGTCGAGATCACGCTGGAGATGATGCGCCGCTTCGGCGTCGACGTCCGCCGCGAGGGTCAGACGTTCGTGGTCCCGGCGCAGCCGTACCGGGCGTGCGAGTACCCGGTGGAGCCGGACGCGTCGACGGCGAGCTACTTCCTTGCCGCGGCGGCGGTCACCGGCCGCACGGTGACCGTCCCGGGGCTCGGCTCCGAGGCGCTGCAGGGTGACGTGCGGTTCGCCGACGTGCTGCGTGAGATGGGCGCGCACGTGGAGCTGGGGCCGGACTCGGTGACGGTCGCCGGTCCGTCGGACGGCCTGCGCGGGATCACGGTGAACATGCGCGACATCTCGGACACCGTCCCGACCCTGGCGGCGATCGCGCCGTTCGCTTCCGGTCCGGTGCGCATCGAGGACGTCTACAACACGCGCATCAAGGAATGCGACCGGCTCGACGCGTGCGAGGAGAACCTGCGCGCGATGGGCGTCGAGGTCGAGACGGGCCGCGACTGGATCGAGATCCGGCCCGGCCGGCCAACGGGCACGCTGGTGGCGTGCCGCCGCGACCACCGGATCGCGATGGCGTTCAGCATCACGGGCCTGCTGGTCGACGGCATCACGCTGGACGACCCGGACTGCGTGAAGAAGACGTTCCCCGGCTTCCACCAGGCGCTGGGGACCCTGCGGGAAGGCTGGGGGATCTAG
- a CDS encoding alpha/beta hydrolase family protein translates to MRGYLYRAPGAGPKPVLIMHNGFDGSAEELHFMGAAAGAERGYHVLTFDGPGQPSAVRREKLVFRPDWEHTVTPAVDFVLGLDDVDPARIALLGVSLGGMLAPRAAAFEPRLAAVVAVDGVYDAGAAVTSMLPWSREEIVRRARAEHDEEFDALLTAGRQASPMLRWACDHGRYVLGAATDREFVAKYLEYTLEGGVAEKITCPALVCEAADDLFFGGETETEPRRLYAHLNAPKTLMTFTAEEGADAHCHVGAQRLAAGRIYDWLDRTL, encoded by the coding sequence TTGCGTGGTTACCTCTACCGCGCGCCGGGTGCGGGACCGAAGCCGGTGCTGATCATGCACAACGGGTTCGACGGCAGCGCCGAGGAACTCCACTTCATGGGCGCGGCGGCGGGCGCCGAGCGCGGTTATCACGTGCTGACCTTCGACGGGCCGGGCCAGCCGAGCGCGGTCCGGCGGGAGAAGCTGGTGTTCCGCCCGGACTGGGAGCACACCGTCACGCCGGCGGTGGACTTCGTGCTCGGGCTCGACGACGTCGACCCGGCGCGGATCGCGCTGCTCGGCGTCAGTCTCGGCGGCATGCTGGCGCCGCGCGCGGCGGCGTTCGAGCCCCGGCTGGCGGCGGTCGTCGCGGTCGACGGCGTCTACGACGCGGGCGCCGCGGTGACGTCGATGCTGCCGTGGTCCCGCGAGGAGATCGTCCGGCGCGCCCGGGCGGAGCACGACGAGGAGTTCGACGCGCTGCTCACCGCGGGACGGCAGGCCAGCCCGATGCTGCGCTGGGCGTGCGACCACGGCCGTTACGTCCTGGGCGCGGCGACCGACCGCGAGTTCGTGGCGAAGTACCTGGAGTACACGCTCGAAGGCGGTGTGGCGGAGAAGATCACGTGCCCGGCGCTGGTCTGCGAAGCGGCGGACGACCTGTTCTTCGGCGGCGAGACCGAAACCGAGCCGCGGCGGCTGTACGCGCACCTGAACGCACCGAAGACGCTGATGACGTTCACGGCGGAGGAAGGCGCGGACGCACACTGCCACGTCGGTGCCCAGCGGCTCGCGGCCGGCCGGATCTACGACTGGCTGGACCGGACGCTCTAA
- a CDS encoding cob(I)yrinic acid a,c-diamide adenosyltransferase — translation MVVRINRVYTKVGDNGTTALGDGSRVPKTSARLGAYADADETNSVLGLAIAMGTLPDEVAEVLRAVQNDLFDVGADLCLPISDDPPYPPLRITEKYVERLEGWCDEFNERLPKLTSFILPGGTPGAAFLHQARTVARRAERSAWALHEAEPETTNPVAVKYLNRLSDLLFILARLANPDGDVLWQPGGKS, via the coding sequence ATGGTCGTTCGCATCAACCGCGTCTACACGAAGGTCGGCGACAACGGCACGACCGCCCTCGGAGACGGCTCGCGCGTGCCGAAGACGTCCGCGCGCCTGGGCGCCTACGCGGACGCCGACGAGACGAACTCGGTGCTGGGACTGGCGATCGCGATGGGCACCTTGCCGGACGAGGTCGCGGAAGTGCTGCGTGCGGTGCAGAACGATCTCTTCGACGTCGGCGCGGACCTCTGCCTGCCGATCTCCGACGACCCGCCGTACCCGCCGCTGCGGATCACCGAGAAGTACGTCGAGCGCCTGGAAGGCTGGTGCGACGAGTTCAACGAGCGCCTGCCGAAGCTGACGTCGTTCATCCTGCCGGGCGGGACGCCGGGAGCCGCGTTCCTGCACCAGGCGCGGACCGTGGCACGGCGGGCGGAGCGGTCGGCCTGGGCGCTGCACGAGGCGGAACCGGAGACGACGAACCCGGTGGCGGTGAAGTACCTGAACCGGCTGTCGGACCTGCTGTTCATCCTGGCGAGGCTGGCGAACCCCGACGGTGACGTGCTGTGGCAGCCGGGCGGGAAGTCCTAG
- a CDS encoding TetR/AcrR family transcriptional regulator, which produces MPRTPTGAAVLQPEVTQAITEAVMWELAEQGYGRLSMEAVAKRAGVGKSALYRRWASKDHMIASVVTEFSVTRAAEVNTGSLRGDLRETMQALIDWLTHPLFSRILPDLIAEDARNPDHGDGLRGAIGGPRREVGEAMLRRAIARGELPEDLDMEMALDVLAAPIYWRLVVRQAEAEPDYVDRLVVYALRALGG; this is translated from the coding sequence ATGCCACGCACCCCGACCGGCGCCGCGGTCCTCCAGCCCGAGGTCACGCAGGCCATCACCGAAGCCGTCATGTGGGAACTCGCCGAACAGGGCTACGGCCGGCTCTCGATGGAAGCGGTGGCTAAACGCGCCGGCGTCGGCAAGAGCGCGCTGTACCGGCGGTGGGCGTCGAAGGACCACATGATCGCCTCGGTGGTCACGGAGTTCAGCGTGACCCGCGCGGCGGAGGTTAACACCGGTTCACTGCGTGGCGACCTGCGCGAAACGATGCAGGCCCTGATCGACTGGCTCACGCACCCGTTGTTCTCGCGGATCCTGCCGGACCTGATCGCGGAGGACGCCCGCAACCCGGACCACGGCGACGGCTTGCGCGGGGCCATCGGCGGCCCCCGCCGCGAGGTCGGCGAGGCGATGCTGCGCCGGGCCATCGCGCGCGGCGAACTGCCCGAAGACCTCGACATGGAGATGGCGCTCGACGTCCTGGCGGCGCCGATCTACTGGCGCCTCGTCGTCCGGCAGGCCGAGGCGGAGCCGGACTACGTGGACCGGCTGGTGGTGTACGCCCTGCGCGCGCTGGGCGGCTGA
- a CDS encoding PH domain-containing protein, whose product MSAGEIDLLPGERVLWAGEPVQRPLYVAADGVIAPAGLILAAAALWFLLTKQPSGLTMAAAVVALVLGLYGAAGRSMVRYLALGRTTYAVTDSRIIARSGLFRQKERSSELAGLSAPVLKPGTSRTGTIAFGESGSVTLMGVGEPKRVRDLLAKAIDEAKGRQAPPEPDSSAA is encoded by the coding sequence ATGTCAGCAGGGGAAATCGATCTTTTGCCCGGTGAGCGCGTGCTCTGGGCGGGAGAACCGGTCCAGCGCCCGCTCTACGTCGCCGCGGACGGGGTGATCGCCCCTGCCGGACTCATCCTCGCCGCCGCCGCGCTCTGGTTCCTGCTCACGAAGCAGCCGAGCGGCCTCACGATGGCCGCGGCCGTGGTGGCGCTGGTGCTCGGCCTCTACGGCGCGGCCGGCCGGTCGATGGTCCGCTACCTCGCGCTCGGGCGCACGACCTACGCGGTGACCGACAGCCGGATCATCGCGCGCTCGGGCCTGTTCCGGCAGAAGGAACGCTCCAGCGAGCTGGCCGGCCTGTCGGCGCCGGTCCTCAAGCCGGGAACGTCCCGCACCGGCACCATCGCGTTCGGCGAGTCCGGTTCGGTGACGCTGATGGGCGTCGGCGAGCCCAAGCGGGTCCGCGACCTGCTGGCCAAGGCCATCGACGAGGCCAAGGGCCGCCAGGCCCCGCCGGAACCGGACAGTTCGGCCGCCTGA
- a CDS encoding LysE family translocator, translating into MTWSTYAAFAGMMAFLAMMPGPDTMVVLKNALTGGARGGGWACAGISVANVLQGTAAALGLGAVITRSQPVFETVKWLGAAYLVFLGVQALRGAWHGEYEVLDDVRKARATPGRRFREGFLSNITNPKVIVLYLSVLPQFLTPGVTDQGDALLLAYTVAAFGLVWQVLLLFFVHRVRGWLQRRRVRRTMDGATGVALVGFGAALALEG; encoded by the coding sequence ATGACGTGGAGCACGTACGCCGCTTTCGCCGGGATGATGGCGTTCCTGGCCATGATGCCGGGCCCGGACACGATGGTCGTGCTCAAGAACGCCCTCACCGGCGGCGCCCGCGGCGGCGGCTGGGCGTGTGCCGGCATCTCCGTCGCGAACGTCCTGCAGGGCACGGCGGCGGCGCTCGGGCTGGGCGCGGTGATCACCCGCTCCCAGCCGGTGTTCGAGACGGTGAAGTGGCTCGGCGCGGCGTACCTGGTCTTCCTGGGTGTCCAGGCCCTGCGCGGCGCCTGGCACGGCGAATACGAGGTGCTCGACGACGTCCGCAAGGCCCGTGCCACCCCGGGACGGCGGTTCCGCGAAGGGTTCCTCTCCAACATCACCAACCCCAAGGTGATCGTGTTGTACCTGTCGGTGCTGCCGCAGTTCCTGACCCCGGGCGTGACGGACCAGGGTGACGCGCTGCTGCTGGCGTACACCGTCGCGGCCTTCGGGCTGGTGTGGCAGGTGCTGCTGCTGTTCTTCGTGCACCGCGTCCGCGGCTGGCTGCAGCGCCGCCGGGTGCGGCGGACGATGGACGGCGCCACCGGGGTGGCGCTCGTCGGTTTCGGCGCCGCGCTGGCCCTCGAGGGTTAG
- a CDS encoding nuclear transport factor 2 family protein translates to MQPRDLVEHALGRLLAHDMAGFAGLWAADGVLEFPFAGPGYPTRLNGRDAIREYLRDYPDLLDIREVTAKTVHETADPAVVVVEFTVAGVVVASRKPYELSYIAVITVEGGEIRRYRDYWSPLAAAEVLGGVEELTAAFSG, encoded by the coding sequence ATGCAGCCACGAGACCTCGTCGAGCACGCACTCGGCCGGTTGCTCGCGCACGACATGGCCGGGTTCGCCGGGCTCTGGGCCGCCGACGGCGTCCTCGAGTTCCCGTTCGCCGGTCCGGGCTACCCCACCCGGCTGAACGGCCGCGACGCGATTCGCGAGTATCTCCGCGACTACCCGGACCTCCTCGACATCCGCGAGGTCACGGCCAAGACGGTGCACGAGACCGCCGACCCGGCCGTGGTCGTCGTCGAGTTCACCGTCGCGGGAGTCGTGGTGGCGTCACGGAAGCCGTACGAACTGTCGTACATCGCCGTGATCACGGTCGAGGGCGGCGAAATCCGGCGTTACCGCGACTACTGGAGCCCGCTGGCCGCGGCCGAGGTCCTCGGCGGCGTCGAAGAGCTGACGGCGGCCTTCAGTGGCTGA
- a CDS encoding NAD(P)H-binding protein: MADVLVLGGTGTTGRRVVAGLRERGIPARVATRKPGEAGQVRFDWTDRATHADAVRGATAVYLVAPIGEAAPAALVEPFLAEAFGAGVRRVVLLSSSAVTEDSPGLGDLQRLVRAAPEWTVLKPSWFMQNFAGEHLVAQGVRDGEIVTATGDARVAFVDAGDIAAVAVRALTDAAPHNTEHVLTGPAALSYAEAAAVVSARLGRTVRHRPVPAAEYTARLTAYGLPAEFAAVLAALDEDIRRGAEDRVTATVEQVTGRPARTFEAFVEKEIR, from the coding sequence GTGGCTGACGTCCTGGTCCTCGGCGGCACCGGCACGACCGGCCGCCGGGTCGTCGCGGGCCTCCGCGAGCGGGGCATCCCGGCGCGGGTCGCCACGCGCAAGCCGGGCGAGGCAGGCCAGGTCCGGTTCGACTGGACCGATCGCGCCACCCACGCGGACGCCGTGCGCGGCGCCACCGCCGTCTACCTCGTCGCGCCGATCGGCGAGGCCGCACCGGCGGCGCTGGTGGAGCCGTTCCTGGCGGAGGCGTTCGGCGCCGGGGTCCGGCGGGTCGTCCTGCTCAGCTCGTCGGCCGTCACCGAGGACAGCCCCGGGCTCGGCGACCTGCAGCGGCTGGTGCGCGCGGCACCGGAGTGGACCGTGCTGAAGCCGTCCTGGTTCATGCAGAACTTTGCCGGTGAGCACCTGGTCGCCCAGGGCGTGCGAGACGGCGAGATCGTCACGGCCACCGGCGACGCCCGGGTCGCCTTCGTCGACGCCGGTGACATCGCGGCGGTCGCCGTCCGCGCTCTGACGGACGCGGCGCCGCACAACACCGAACACGTCCTGACCGGCCCGGCCGCCCTCAGCTACGCCGAAGCCGCTGCGGTCGTTTCCGCCCGCCTCGGCCGGACGGTACGGCACCGTCCCGTCCCGGCCGCGGAGTACACCGCCCGGCTGACGGCTTACGGGCTGCCGGCGGAGTTCGCCGCCGTCCTCGCCGCGCTCGACGAGGACATCCGGCGCGGCGCCGAAGACCGCGTCACCGCGACCGTCGAACAGGTCACCGGGCGGCCCGCCCGCACCTTCGAAGCCTTTGTGGAAAAGGAGATCCGATGA
- a CDS encoding DUF2550 domain-containing protein has protein sequence MKIIVVVAGLLIVLAVLAAWYGQRWIRMRRGGGVSVALRWRPDNPRSSWHLGLGRYEGDEFVWYRVWSLRTGADRVFQRESMQIADRRDPSGTEAYAVPEGSIVLRCESATQEAIEIAMGPGALTGFLSWLESAPPGRRLPRAS, from the coding sequence GTGAAGATCATCGTGGTCGTAGCAGGGCTCCTGATCGTGCTCGCGGTGCTGGCCGCCTGGTACGGCCAGCGGTGGATCCGGATGCGCCGCGGTGGCGGCGTGAGCGTCGCGCTGCGGTGGCGTCCGGACAACCCGCGGTCCAGCTGGCACCTGGGGCTGGGCCGCTACGAGGGCGACGAGTTCGTCTGGTACCGGGTCTGGAGTCTGCGGACCGGCGCGGACCGCGTCTTCCAGCGCGAAAGCATGCAGATCGCCGACCGCCGGGACCCGTCCGGGACCGAGGCCTACGCCGTTCCCGAGGGCTCGATCGTGCTGCGCTGCGAGTCGGCGACCCAGGAGGCGATCGAGATCGCCATGGGGCCGGGTGCGTTGACGGGCTTCCTTTCGTGGCTCGAGTCCGCCCCGCCCGGGCGACGCCTCCCGCGCGCCTCCTGA
- a CDS encoding protein meaA has translation MPYPTDRERDRPWVMRTYAGHSSAAASNELYRRNLAKGQTGLSVAFDLPTQTGYDPDHQLSRGEVGKVGVPVSHLGDMRRLFDGIPLAEANTSMTINAPAMWLLALYVSVAREQAEAEGRDVDEVLAKLTGTTQNDIIKEYLSRGTYIFPPGPSLRLITDMIAWTVHHVPKWNPINICSYHLQEAGATPTQEVAYALCTAIAVLDAVRDSGQVDEVDMAKVVARISFFVNAGVRFVEEMAKMRAFTALWDEITRDRYGVTDPKARRLRYGVQVNSLGLTEAQPENNVQRIVLEMLAVSLSRGARARAIQLPAWNEALGLPRPWDQQWALRMQQVLAFETDLLEYEDIFDGSHVIQAKVDEIMAGAREEIARVQGLGGAVAAVESGYMKSQLVTSLAEYRRGMENGERVLVGVNKFATTEPSPLQAEGAKAIETIDPAVEKAAVTAIEEWRTQRDNDAVERSLATLKERAQTTENLFEATVDCARAGVTTGEWSGALREVFGEYRAPTGVSASAVAGVGDPELERVRARVRETGAELGERLRILVGKPGLDGHSNGAEQVAVRARDVGFEVVYQGIRLTPEQIVAAAVQEGVHVVGLSVLSGSHLEVVPHVVDGLRAAGAGDVPVIVGGIIPPDDAALLTERGIARVFTPKDYELTGIMDGIVSLIRERHGLS, from the coding sequence GTGCCGTACCCAACGGACCGCGAGCGAGACCGCCCGTGGGTGATGCGCACCTATGCGGGGCACTCCTCCGCGGCCGCGTCGAACGAGCTCTACCGGCGCAACCTCGCCAAGGGTCAGACCGGCCTTTCGGTGGCCTTCGACCTGCCGACCCAGACCGGCTACGACCCGGACCACCAGCTCTCCCGCGGCGAGGTCGGCAAGGTCGGCGTGCCGGTGTCGCACCTCGGCGACATGCGGCGGCTCTTCGACGGCATCCCGCTCGCCGAGGCGAACACGTCGATGACGATCAACGCGCCCGCCATGTGGCTGCTCGCGCTGTACGTCTCCGTGGCGCGTGAGCAGGCCGAAGCCGAGGGCCGGGACGTCGACGAGGTCCTCGCCAAGCTCACCGGCACCACCCAGAACGACATCATCAAGGAGTACCTGTCCCGCGGGACCTACATCTTCCCGCCCGGGCCGAGCCTGCGGCTGATCACCGACATGATCGCGTGGACCGTGCACCACGTGCCGAAGTGGAACCCGATCAACATCTGCAGCTACCACCTGCAGGAAGCCGGGGCGACGCCGACGCAGGAGGTCGCGTACGCGCTGTGCACCGCGATCGCCGTGCTCGACGCCGTCCGCGACTCCGGGCAGGTCGACGAGGTCGACATGGCCAAGGTCGTCGCGCGGATCTCCTTCTTCGTCAACGCCGGCGTCCGGTTCGTCGAGGAGATGGCCAAGATGCGCGCGTTCACCGCGCTCTGGGACGAAATCACGCGGGACCGTTACGGCGTAACGGATCCGAAGGCGCGCCGCCTGCGCTACGGCGTCCAGGTCAACTCGCTGGGGCTCACCGAGGCCCAGCCGGAGAACAACGTCCAGCGGATCGTGCTGGAGATGCTCGCGGTGTCGCTCTCGCGCGGCGCCCGCGCCCGCGCGATCCAGCTGCCCGCGTGGAATGAGGCCCTCGGCCTGCCCCGGCCGTGGGACCAGCAGTGGGCGCTGCGGATGCAGCAGGTCCTCGCGTTCGAGACCGACCTGCTGGAGTACGAGGACATCTTCGACGGCTCGCACGTCATCCAGGCCAAGGTCGACGAGATCATGGCCGGCGCGCGCGAGGAGATCGCCCGCGTGCAGGGCCTCGGCGGCGCGGTCGCCGCGGTCGAGAGCGGCTACATGAAGTCGCAGCTGGTCACCTCCCTGGCCGAGTACCGCCGGGGCATGGAGAACGGCGAGCGGGTGCTGGTCGGGGTCAACAAGTTCGCGACGACCGAGCCGTCGCCGCTGCAGGCCGAGGGCGCGAAGGCGATCGAAACGATCGACCCCGCCGTCGAGAAGGCCGCCGTCACCGCGATCGAGGAGTGGCGCACCCAGCGTGACAACGACGCCGTCGAGCGGTCCCTGGCCACGCTGAAGGAACGCGCGCAGACCACGGAAAACCTCTTCGAGGCCACTGTGGACTGTGCGCGGGCCGGCGTGACCACTGGCGAATGGTCCGGCGCGCTGCGCGAGGTGTTCGGCGAATACCGGGCGCCCACCGGCGTTTCCGCGTCCGCCGTCGCCGGCGTGGGCGACCCGGAGCTGGAGCGGGTGCGCGCGCGGGTCCGGGAGACCGGAGCCGAGCTGGGCGAGCGGCTCCGGATCCTCGTCGGCAAGCCGGGGCTCGACGGCCACTCCAACGGCGCCGAGCAGGTCGCCGTCCGGGCTCGCGACGTCGGCTTCGAGGTCGTCTACCAGGGCATCCGGCTCACGCCCGAGCAGATCGTCGCAGCCGCCGTGCAGGAGGGCGTGCACGTCGTCGGGCTGTCCGTGCTCTCCGGCTCGCACCTGGAGGTCGTCCCGCACGTCGTCGACGGCCTGCGCGCCGCGGGCGCGGGCGACGTGCCGGTGATCGTCGGCGGCATCATCCCGCCGGACGATGCCGCGCTCCTCACCGAGCGCGGCATCGCCCGCGTGTTCACGCCCAAGGACTACGAGCTCACCGGGATCATGGACGGCATCGTCTCGCTCATCCGGGAGCGCCACGGCCTCAGCTGA
- the murA gene encoding UDP-N-acetylglucosamine 1-carboxyvinyltransferase, whose product MSEHFDVHGGARLVGEVDVVGAKNSVLKLMAAALLAEGTTTITNCPQILDVPLMGDVLRSVGCEVVIEGDTATITTPAELSHRADSAAMGKLRASVCVLGPLVGRLKQAVVALPGGDAIGSRPLDMHQNGLRKLGATSTIEHGCVVAKAETLVGAQIWLDFPSVGATENILMAAVLAEGTTVIDNCAREPEIIDICTMLTEMGAKIEGAGTSTLTVHGVEQLHPTEHRVIGDRIVGATWAFAASMTRGDITVRGVNPHHLDLVLNKLHQAGADVETFGDKGFRVIQPERPKAVDWVTLPYPGFATDLQPFAVALSAVSEGTSMITENVYEARFRFIEEMVRLSGDARTDGHHAVVRGVEQLSSAPVWASDIRAGAGLVLAGLCADGVTEVWDVFHIDRGYPHFVENLNRLGADIKRVAGEPERK is encoded by the coding sequence ATGAGCGAGCACTTCGACGTGCATGGCGGAGCCCGGCTGGTCGGCGAGGTCGACGTGGTCGGTGCGAAGAACAGCGTGCTGAAGCTGATGGCCGCCGCCCTCCTCGCGGAGGGCACCACGACCATCACGAACTGCCCGCAGATCCTCGACGTCCCGCTGATGGGCGACGTGCTGCGGAGCGTCGGCTGCGAGGTCGTCATCGAGGGCGACACCGCCACCATCACCACGCCGGCCGAGCTGTCGCACCGCGCGGACTCGGCGGCGATGGGCAAGCTGCGCGCGTCCGTCTGCGTGCTGGGGCCGCTGGTCGGCCGGCTGAAGCAGGCCGTCGTCGCGCTGCCGGGCGGCGACGCGATCGGCTCGCGCCCGCTGGACATGCACCAGAACGGCCTGCGCAAGCTGGGCGCGACGAGCACCATCGAACACGGCTGCGTCGTCGCGAAGGCCGAGACGCTGGTCGGCGCGCAGATCTGGCTGGACTTCCCGAGCGTCGGCGCGACCGAGAACATCCTGATGGCGGCCGTGCTGGCCGAGGGCACCACGGTCATCGACAACTGCGCCCGCGAGCCCGAGATCATCGACATCTGCACGATGCTCACCGAGATGGGCGCGAAGATCGAGGGCGCCGGAACGTCGACGCTGACCGTCCACGGCGTGGAGCAGCTCCACCCGACCGAGCACCGCGTGATCGGCGACCGGATCGTAGGCGCGACCTGGGCGTTCGCCGCCTCGATGACCCGTGGCGACATCACCGTGCGCGGGGTCAACCCGCACCACCTCGACCTGGTGCTGAACAAGCTGCACCAGGCCGGCGCGGACGTCGAGACGTTCGGGGACAAGGGTTTCCGCGTGATCCAGCCGGAGCGCCCGAAGGCGGTCGACTGGGTGACGCTGCCGTACCCCGGCTTCGCGACCGACCTGCAGCCGTTCGCGGTGGCGCTGTCGGCGGTGTCGGAAGGCACGTCGATGATCACGGAGAACGTCTACGAGGCGCGCTTCCGCTTCATCGAGGAGATGGTCCGGCTGTCCGGCGACGCCCGCACGGACGGCCACCACGCGGTGGTCCGCGGCGTCGAGCAGCTGTCGAGCGCGCCGGTCTGGGCGTCGGACATCCGCGCCGGTGCGGGGCTGGTGCTGGCGGGCCTGTGCGCGGACGGCGTCACCGAGGTCTGGGACGTCTTCCACATCGACCGCGGCTACCCGCACTTCGTCGAGAACCTGAACCGCCTGGGTGCCGACATCAAGCGCGTCGCCGGTGAGCCCGAGCGGAAGTGA